One part of the Streptomyces nigra genome encodes these proteins:
- a CDS encoding putative cobaltochelatase gives MTTPFPFTAVVGQDDLRLALLLNAVSPAVGGVLVRGEKGTAKSTAVRALSALLPEVSVVAGCRFSCDPAAPDPGCPDGPHEAGTGASRPSRMVELPVGASEDRLVGALDIERALAEGVKAFEPGLLADAHRGILYVDEVNLLHDHLVDLLLDAAAMGASYVEREGVSVRHASKFLLVGTMNPEEGELRPQLLDRFGLTVEVAASREPDQRVEVVRRRLAYDDDPAGFAAGWADEEAAVRQRIVAARELLPSVRLGDGALRQIAATCAAFEVDGMRADIVMARTAVALAAWAGRTDVLAEDVRQAALLALPHRRRRNPFDAPGLDEDRLDETLEEFGGPDDDDPDPDPGPDGPGGGGGQPEPDDAPQGDGDTAARPEAGEDGRPHASGGGEHSPVRASEPFRAKVLSVPGIGEGAAGRRSRARTEHGRTTGARRPKGALTKLHLAATVQAAAPHQRARGRSGPGLVVRRDDLRQATREGREGNLVLFVVDASGSMAARQRMSAVKGAVLSLLLDAYQRRDKVGLVTFRGSAAEVALPPTSSVDAAAARLQTLPTGGRTPLAAGLLRAHEVLRVERLRDPARRALVVLVTDGRATGGPEPVALAGRAARLFAADGVASVVVDCESGPVRLGLAGQLAGELGGTAVTLDELRADSIAGLVKDVQRRAA, from the coding sequence GTGACCACCCCCTTTCCTTTCACGGCCGTGGTCGGCCAGGACGACCTGCGGCTCGCGCTGCTGCTGAACGCCGTGTCCCCGGCGGTCGGCGGGGTGCTGGTGCGCGGCGAGAAGGGCACCGCCAAGTCGACGGCGGTCCGGGCCCTTTCGGCCCTGCTGCCGGAGGTGTCCGTCGTCGCCGGGTGCCGCTTCTCGTGCGATCCGGCGGCCCCCGACCCGGGCTGCCCGGACGGGCCGCACGAGGCGGGCACGGGTGCCTCCCGGCCGTCCCGGATGGTCGAGCTCCCCGTCGGCGCCTCCGAGGACCGGCTGGTCGGCGCCCTGGACATCGAGCGGGCGCTCGCGGAGGGCGTGAAGGCGTTCGAGCCGGGCCTGCTCGCCGACGCGCACCGCGGCATCCTGTACGTCGACGAGGTGAACCTCCTCCACGACCACCTGGTCGACCTGCTGCTGGACGCGGCGGCGATGGGCGCCTCGTACGTGGAGCGCGAGGGCGTCTCCGTGCGGCACGCCTCGAAGTTCCTGCTCGTCGGCACGATGAACCCCGAAGAGGGCGAGCTGCGGCCGCAGTTGCTGGACCGGTTCGGGCTGACCGTGGAGGTCGCGGCGTCCCGGGAGCCGGACCAGCGGGTGGAGGTCGTCCGGCGGCGCCTCGCGTACGACGACGATCCGGCCGGTTTCGCGGCCGGCTGGGCGGACGAGGAGGCGGCCGTACGGCAGCGCATCGTCGCGGCACGGGAGTTGCTGCCGTCGGTGCGGCTCGGTGACGGGGCGCTGCGGCAGATCGCGGCGACCTGTGCGGCGTTCGAGGTGGACGGGATGCGGGCCGACATCGTGATGGCCCGGACGGCCGTCGCGCTGGCCGCGTGGGCGGGGCGCACCGACGTGCTCGCGGAGGACGTCCGGCAGGCGGCGCTGCTCGCGCTGCCGCACCGCAGGCGCCGCAACCCCTTCGACGCGCCGGGCCTGGACGAGGACAGACTGGACGAGACGCTGGAGGAGTTCGGCGGCCCGGACGACGACGATCCGGACCCGGACCCCGGCCCGGACGGCCCCGGCGGAGGCGGCGGTCAGCCGGAACCCGACGACGCGCCCCAGGGCGACGGCGACACCGCGGCCCGCCCCGAGGCCGGCGAGGACGGGCGGCCGCACGCCTCCGGGGGCGGCGAGCACTCGCCCGTACGGGCCTCGGAGCCCTTTCGCGCCAAGGTGCTGAGCGTGCCCGGCATCGGTGAGGGGGCCGCCGGGCGGCGGTCGCGGGCGCGGACCGAGCACGGGCGGACCACGGGCGCCCGCCGCCCCAAGGGCGCGCTGACGAAGCTGCACCTCGCGGCGACCGTGCAGGCGGCGGCGCCGCACCAGCGGGCGCGCGGACGGTCCGGGCCGGGCCTGGTCGTGCGCCGGGACGATCTGCGGCAGGCCACCCGTGAGGGCCGCGAGGGCAATCTCGTGCTGTTCGTGGTGGACGCCTCCGGGTCGATGGCGGCCCGGCAGCGGATGAGCGCCGTGAAGGGGGCCGTGCTGTCGCTGCTGCTGGACGCCTACCAGCGGCGGGACAAGGTGGGCCTGGTGACCTTCCGGGGGTCGGCCGCCGAGGTCGCGCTGCCGCCGACGTCGTCGGTTGACGCCGCGGCGGCCCGGCTGCAGACGCTGCCGACGGGTGGGCGCACCCCGCTCGCCGCGGGGTTGCTGCGGGCCCACGAGGTGCTGCGGGTGGAGCGGCTGCGCGATCCCGCGCGCCGGGCGCTGGTGGTGCTGGTGACGGACGGGCGGGCCACCGGCGGTCCCGAGCCGGTCGCGCTGGCCGGGCGCGCGGCGCGGCTGTTCGCGGCCGACGGGGTCGCCTCGGTCGTCGTGGACTGCGAGTCGGGCCCGGTGCGGCTCGGTCTCGCCGGGCAGCTGGCGGGCGAACTGGGCGGTACGGCCGTGACGCTGGACGAGCTGCGCGCGGACAGCATCGCCGGACTGGTGAAGGACGTGCAGAGGAGGGCCGCGTAA
- a CDS encoding cobyric acid synthase, translating into MNGGLLVAGTTSDAGKSVVTAGICRWLVRQGVKVAPFKAQNMSLNSFVTREGAEIGRAQAMQAQACRVEPTALMNPVLLKPGGDRSSQVVLLGRPVGEMSARGYHGGRQEQLLGTVLDSLAELRGAYDAVICEGAGSPAEINLRRTDIVNMGIARGADLPVLVVGDIDRGGVFASFFGTVALLAPEDQELVAGFLVNKFRGDVSLLEPGLDMLHGLTGRRTYGVLPFRHGLGIDEEDGLRVSLRGAVRESEVAAPVGEDVLRVAVCAVPLMSNFTDVDALAAEPGVVVRFVDRPEELADADLVVVPGTRGTVKALRWLRERGLAAALVRRAAEGRPILGICGGFQVLGEHIEDDVESRAGHVDGLGVLPVRVRFAREKTLTRPVGEALGEPVEGYEIHHGVAEVLAGEPFLDGCRVGQTWGTHWHGSLESDGFRRAFLREVAAAAGRRFVPAPGTSFAALREEQLDRLGDLIEHHADTDALWRLIESGAPRGLPFIPPGAPA; encoded by the coding sequence ACGGTGGACTCCTGGTCGCCGGCACCACCTCCGACGCCGGCAAGAGCGTCGTCACCGCCGGGATCTGCCGGTGGCTGGTGCGGCAGGGCGTGAAGGTGGCGCCCTTCAAGGCGCAGAACATGTCGCTGAACTCCTTCGTGACCCGCGAGGGCGCGGAGATCGGGCGCGCGCAGGCCATGCAGGCGCAGGCCTGCCGGGTGGAGCCGACCGCGCTGATGAACCCCGTGCTGCTCAAGCCCGGCGGCGACCGCAGCAGCCAGGTCGTGCTGCTCGGCCGGCCGGTCGGCGAGATGAGCGCCCGCGGCTACCACGGCGGCAGGCAGGAGCAGTTGCTCGGCACCGTGCTCGACTCGCTCGCCGAACTGCGGGGCGCGTACGACGCGGTGATCTGCGAGGGCGCGGGCTCCCCGGCCGAGATCAACCTGCGGCGCACCGACATCGTGAACATGGGGATCGCCCGCGGCGCGGACCTGCCCGTGCTGGTCGTCGGCGACATCGACCGCGGTGGTGTCTTCGCCTCGTTCTTCGGGACCGTGGCGCTGCTGGCGCCCGAGGACCAGGAGCTGGTCGCCGGGTTCCTCGTCAACAAGTTCCGCGGGGACGTCTCGCTGCTGGAGCCGGGCCTGGACATGCTGCACGGCCTGACCGGCCGGCGGACGTACGGCGTGCTGCCGTTCCGGCACGGCCTCGGCATCGACGAGGAGGACGGCCTGCGGGTGTCGCTGCGCGGCGCGGTGCGCGAGTCGGAGGTGGCCGCCCCGGTCGGCGAGGACGTGCTGCGGGTCGCCGTGTGCGCGGTGCCGCTGATGTCCAACTTCACGGACGTCGACGCCCTCGCCGCCGAACCGGGCGTCGTCGTGCGGTTCGTGGACCGGCCGGAGGAGCTGGCCGACGCCGACCTGGTCGTCGTGCCCGGCACCCGCGGCACCGTGAAGGCGCTGCGCTGGCTGCGCGAGCGGGGGCTGGCGGCGGCGCTGGTGCGCCGGGCCGCCGAGGGCCGGCCGATCCTCGGGATCTGCGGCGGTTTCCAGGTCCTCGGCGAGCACATCGAGGACGACGTCGAGAGTCGCGCCGGCCATGTCGACGGCCTCGGTGTGCTGCCCGTACGGGTGCGGTTCGCCCGGGAGAAGACCCTGACCCGGCCGGTCGGCGAAGCGCTCGGCGAACCCGTCGAGGGCTACGAGATCCACCACGGCGTCGCCGAAGTCCTGGCGGGTGAACCCTTCCTGGACGGCTGCCGGGTCGGCCAGACCTGGGGCACCCACTGGCACGGCTCGCTGGAGTCGGACGGCTTCCGGCGTGCCTTCCTGCGGGAGGTGGCGGCCGCCGCGGGCCGCCGCTTCGTGCCGGCGCCCGGCACCTCCTTCGCCGCGCTGCGCGAGGAGCAGCTCGACCGGCTCGGCGATCTCATCGAACACCACGCGGACACGGACGCGCTGTGGCGGCTCATCGAGTCGGGCGCGCCGCGAGGACTGCCCTTCATCCCACCGGGAGCGCCCGCATGA
- a CDS encoding cobyrinate a,c-diamide synthase: MSPSVPRLVVAAPSSGSGKTTVATGLMAAFAARGLAVSPHKVGPDYIDPGYHALATGRVGRNLDAYLCGADLIGPLFRHGARGCDIAVVEGVMGLFDGAAGEGELASTAQVAKLLRAPVVLVVDASSQSRSVAALVHGFASWDPEVRIGGVILNKVASDRHEELLREALDAAGVPVLGVLRRAAPVDTPSRHLGLVPAAERHADAVEAVAAMGAQVEAGCDLDALLALARGAGQLACDAWEPPAVAPVGRTVVAVAGGPAFTFSYAEHAELLAAAGADVVPFDPLRDEGLPDGTAGLVIGGGFPEVYAAELSANEPLRKAVGDLAASGAPVAAECAGLLYLCRELDGLPMCGVLDATARMTERLTLGYRDAVAVGDSPLAAAGTRMRAHEFHRTVVEPGAGPAPAWGVRAPDRRVEGFVRDGVHASYLHTHWAAEPGVARRFVERCRTS, encoded by the coding sequence GTGAGCCCGTCCGTCCCCCGGCTGGTCGTCGCCGCGCCCTCCTCGGGCAGCGGCAAGACCACCGTCGCCACCGGGCTGATGGCCGCGTTCGCCGCGCGGGGGCTCGCCGTGTCCCCGCACAAGGTGGGCCCGGACTACATCGACCCCGGCTATCACGCGCTCGCCACCGGGCGGGTGGGCCGCAACCTCGACGCCTATCTGTGCGGCGCCGACCTGATCGGCCCGCTGTTCCGGCACGGGGCGCGGGGCTGCGACATCGCCGTGGTCGAGGGCGTGATGGGGCTGTTCGACGGGGCCGCGGGCGAGGGCGAGCTGGCGTCCACGGCGCAGGTCGCGAAGCTGCTGCGGGCGCCGGTGGTGCTGGTCGTGGACGCGTCGTCGCAGTCCCGTTCGGTGGCGGCGCTCGTGCACGGGTTCGCGTCCTGGGACCCGGAGGTGCGGATCGGCGGGGTGATCCTCAACAAGGTCGCCTCCGACCGGCACGAGGAACTGCTGCGGGAGGCGCTGGACGCGGCGGGTGTCCCGGTGCTGGGCGTGCTGCGGCGGGCCGCGCCGGTGGACACGCCGTCCCGGCATCTGGGCCTGGTCCCGGCCGCGGAACGGCACGCCGACGCGGTGGAGGCCGTGGCGGCGATGGGGGCGCAGGTCGAGGCGGGATGCGATCTGGACGCCCTGCTGGCGCTGGCGCGCGGCGCCGGGCAGCTGGCGTGCGACGCCTGGGAGCCGCCGGCCGTCGCGCCGGTCGGGCGGACGGTCGTCGCCGTGGCCGGTGGACCGGCGTTCACGTTCTCCTACGCGGAGCACGCCGAACTCCTCGCCGCCGCCGGGGCCGACGTCGTCCCCTTCGACCCGCTGCGGGACGAGGGTCTGCCGGACGGCACGGCCGGGCTGGTGATCGGGGGCGGGTTCCCCGAGGTGTACGCCGCCGAGCTGTCCGCGAACGAGCCGCTGCGCAAGGCCGTCGGCGATCTCGCGGCGAGCGGCGCCCCGGTGGCCGCCGAGTGCGCGGGGCTGCTGTATCTGTGCCGTGAACTGGACGGGCTGCCGATGTGCGGGGTGCTGGACGCCACGGCCCGGATGACCGAGCGGCTCACGCTCGGCTACCGGGACGCCGTCGCCGTCGGCGACAGTCCGCTCGCCGCCGCGGGGACGCGGATGCGGGCCCACGAGTTCCATCGGACCGTCGTCGAGCCGGGCGCGGGGCCGGCGCCCGCCTGGGGCGTGCGCGCACCCGATCGGCGCGTCGAGGGGTTCGTACGGGACGGCGTGCACGCGAGTTATCTGCACACCCACTGGGCCGCCGAACCCGGTGTGGCCCGTCGGTTCGTCGAGAGGTGCCGGACGTCATGA
- the cobO gene encoding cob(I)yrinic acid a,c-diamide adenosyltransferase encodes MPQGQPSVVPDDGLTTRQRRNRPLVVVHTGIGKGKSTAAFGLALRAWNQGWPIGVFQFVKSAKWKVGEENALRVLGASGEGGTVDWHKMGEGWSWVQRDAQLDNEEKAREGWEQVKRDLAAETYKLYVLDEFAYPLHWGWIDTDEVVEVLRARPGTQHVVITGRNAPEKLVAYADLVTDMSKVKHPMDAGQKGQRGIEW; translated from the coding sequence ATGCCGCAGGGACAGCCGAGTGTGGTGCCGGACGACGGGTTGACGACACGTCAGCGGCGCAACCGGCCGCTGGTGGTCGTGCACACGGGCATCGGCAAGGGCAAGTCGACCGCGGCCTTCGGGCTGGCGCTGCGCGCCTGGAACCAGGGGTGGCCCATCGGGGTGTTCCAGTTCGTGAAGTCGGCCAAGTGGAAGGTCGGCGAGGAGAACGCGCTGCGGGTGCTCGGTGCCAGCGGCGAGGGCGGCACCGTCGACTGGCACAAGATGGGCGAGGGCTGGTCCTGGGTGCAGCGCGACGCGCAGCTCGACAACGAGGAGAAGGCCCGCGAGGGCTGGGAGCAGGTCAAACGGGACCTGGCCGCAGAGACGTACAAGCTGTATGTGCTGGACGAGTTCGCCTACCCCCTGCACTGGGGGTGGATCGACACCGACGAGGTCGTGGAGGTGCTGCGGGCCCGGCCCGGCACCCAGCACGTCGTGATCACCGGGCGGAACGCGCCGGAGAAGCTGGTCGCGTACGCCGATCTGGTGACCGACATGTCCAAGGTGAAGCATCCGATGGACGCCGGCCAGAAGGGCCAGAGGGGCATCGAGTGGTGA
- the cobN gene encoding cobaltochelatase subunit CobN has protein sequence MSTVLLLSTADTDLLAARAGDAAYRIGNPTRLDVGAELPALIEGADIAVVRLLGGKRAWEDGLAVLEASGVPTVLLGGESVPDAELMAESSVPAGVVAEALKYLVAGGPANLTELARFLSDTVLLTGEGFLEPRPMPEYGVHGSRPWQDGRPTVGVLFYRAHHLSGNTAFVDTLCDAIEARGANALPVYCGSLRGADDGLYEILGRADALVATVLAAGGTHASQASAGGDEEAWDIGRLAELDVPVLQGLCLTSSRAAWKESDAALSPMDAAMQVAIPEFDGRLVTVPFSFKEQGPDDVPVYVADPERAARVAGIAVRHARLRHKPNAEKKLALVFTAYPTKHSRVGNAVGLDTPASAVRVLDALSEAGYALTEYPDNGDELIHRLIEAGGHDVEWLTEEQLASAPARVPLADYTTWFDTLDADLKQAMLDAWGEPPGSLYVDGDDIVLASLQFGNVVVMIQPPRGFGENPIAIYHDPDMPPSHHYMAAYRWLENSFGADAIVHMGKHGTMEWLPGKGLGLSRGCAPDAVLGELPLVYPFIVNDPGEGTQAKRRGHATVVDHLVPPMARADTYGDLAKLEQLLDEYALVSDLDPTKAPAVRAQIWTLVKAAELHHDLHVDEQPDDDAFDEFVMHIDGYLCEIKDVQIRDGLHILGGGPVGEPRVNLVLAVLRASQVWGGQANAIPGLRASLAAHFGLAEAELLAEPGAPVKVPAELTDLVDGPARTASDAIDLLEQLCRRIAEGLEDRDWAVAESRDVLRAVLGTDLPDALRVLEFACAEVVPRLARTTDEIGHILKALDGGYVPAGPSGSPTRGLVNVLPTGRNFYSVDPKAIPSRLSWEVGQSLADSLVQRYLQDTGEYPKSVGLTVWGTSAMRTQGDDIAEILALLGCRPVWDDASRRVTGFEVVGLAELGRPRIDVTVRISGFFRDAFPHVVGLIDDAVRAVAELDEPAEHNFVKAHADEDTAAHGDRRRATARVFGSKPGAYGAGLLPLIDARNWRSDADLAEVYAVWGGYAYGRGLDGRAARGDMETAFRRINIAAKNVDTREHDLVDADDYFQYHGGMVAMVRHLTGTSPEAYVGDSATPDQVRTRTLGEETHRVFRARVVNPRWMAAMRRHGYKGAFEMAATVDYLFGYDATAGVVDDWMYEKLSATYVFDAENRDFMKKSNPWALRGITERLLEAADRGLWAEPDAETLDRLRATYLELEGDLEGDEK, from the coding sequence ATGAGCACTGTGTTGTTGCTGTCGACCGCCGACACGGACCTGCTGGCGGCACGCGCCGGCGACGCCGCGTACCGGATCGGCAACCCGACCCGCCTGGACGTCGGGGCCGAACTGCCCGCGCTGATCGAGGGCGCCGACATCGCCGTCGTACGGCTGCTGGGCGGGAAACGGGCCTGGGAGGACGGGCTCGCCGTGCTCGAGGCGTCGGGGGTGCCGACCGTCCTGCTGGGCGGCGAGTCCGTGCCGGACGCCGAGCTGATGGCCGAGTCGTCGGTGCCGGCCGGTGTGGTCGCGGAGGCGCTGAAGTACCTGGTGGCGGGCGGCCCCGCCAACCTCACCGAACTGGCCCGGTTCCTGTCCGACACCGTGCTGCTGACGGGCGAGGGGTTCCTGGAGCCGCGCCCGATGCCCGAGTACGGCGTGCACGGCTCGCGTCCGTGGCAGGACGGCCGGCCGACGGTGGGCGTGCTCTTCTACCGGGCCCACCACCTCTCCGGCAACACCGCGTTCGTGGACACGCTGTGCGACGCGATCGAGGCCCGGGGCGCCAACGCGCTGCCCGTGTACTGCGGTTCGCTGCGCGGCGCGGACGACGGGCTGTACGAGATCCTGGGCCGGGCCGACGCCCTGGTCGCCACCGTCCTCGCGGCGGGCGGCACCCACGCCTCGCAGGCCTCCGCGGGCGGCGACGAGGAGGCCTGGGACATCGGCCGGCTCGCCGAGCTGGACGTGCCGGTCCTGCAGGGGCTGTGCCTGACGTCCTCGCGGGCCGCCTGGAAGGAGTCCGACGCGGCGCTGTCCCCGATGGACGCGGCGATGCAGGTGGCGATCCCCGAGTTCGACGGGCGCCTGGTCACCGTGCCGTTCTCGTTCAAGGAGCAGGGCCCGGACGACGTGCCGGTGTACGTGGCCGACCCGGAGCGGGCCGCGCGGGTCGCCGGGATCGCCGTCCGGCACGCCCGGCTGCGGCACAAGCCGAACGCCGAGAAGAAGCTGGCTCTCGTCTTCACCGCCTACCCGACCAAGCACTCCCGCGTCGGCAACGCGGTCGGCCTGGACACACCCGCCTCGGCGGTACGGGTGCTGGACGCGCTGTCCGAGGCGGGCTACGCGCTCACCGAGTACCCCGACAACGGCGACGAGTTGATCCACCGGCTCATCGAGGCCGGCGGGCACGACGTCGAGTGGCTGACCGAGGAACAGCTGGCGTCGGCGCCCGCGCGGGTGCCGCTCGCCGACTACACGACCTGGTTCGACACGCTGGACGCGGACCTCAAGCAGGCCATGCTGGACGCGTGGGGCGAGCCGCCGGGCTCGCTGTACGTCGACGGCGACGACATCGTGCTGGCGTCGCTGCAGTTCGGGAATGTCGTCGTGATGATCCAGCCGCCGCGCGGCTTCGGCGAGAACCCCATCGCGATCTACCACGACCCGGACATGCCGCCCTCGCACCACTACATGGCGGCCTACCGCTGGCTGGAGAACAGCTTCGGCGCCGACGCGATCGTGCACATGGGCAAGCACGGCACGATGGAGTGGCTGCCCGGCAAGGGCCTCGGGCTGAGCCGCGGCTGCGCCCCGGACGCCGTCCTCGGCGAACTGCCTCTGGTCTACCCGTTCATCGTGAACGACCCCGGCGAGGGCACCCAGGCCAAGCGGCGCGGCCACGCCACCGTCGTCGACCACCTCGTCCCGCCGATGGCCCGCGCCGACACCTACGGCGATCTGGCCAAGCTGGAGCAGCTGCTGGACGAGTACGCGCTCGTCTCCGATCTGGACCCGACGAAGGCACCGGCGGTGCGCGCGCAGATCTGGACGCTGGTGAAGGCGGCCGAGCTCCACCACGACCTGCATGTCGACGAACAGCCGGACGACGACGCGTTCGACGAGTTCGTCATGCACATCGACGGCTATCTGTGCGAGATCAAGGACGTGCAGATCCGCGACGGGCTGCACATCCTGGGCGGCGGCCCGGTGGGCGAGCCGCGGGTGAACCTGGTGCTGGCGGTGCTGCGCGCGTCCCAGGTGTGGGGCGGGCAGGCGAACGCGATCCCCGGGCTGCGGGCCTCGCTGGCCGCCCACTTCGGCCTGGCGGAGGCGGAGTTGCTGGCCGAGCCGGGGGCGCCGGTGAAGGTCCCGGCCGAGCTGACGGACCTGGTGGACGGCCCGGCACGCACGGCGTCCGACGCGATCGACCTGCTGGAGCAGCTGTGCCGGCGGATCGCGGAGGGCCTGGAGGACCGGGACTGGGCGGTCGCCGAGAGCCGCGACGTGCTGCGGGCGGTCCTCGGCACCGACCTCCCGGACGCCCTGCGGGTGCTGGAGTTCGCGTGCGCCGAGGTGGTGCCGCGGCTGGCCCGCACCACGGACGAGATCGGGCACATCCTCAAGGCGCTCGACGGCGGCTATGTCCCGGCGGGCCCCTCCGGCTCCCCGACCCGCGGTCTGGTCAACGTGCTGCCGACCGGCCGGAACTTCTACTCCGTCGACCCCAAGGCGATCCCGTCCCGGCTGAGCTGGGAGGTCGGGCAGTCGCTCGCCGACTCGCTGGTGCAGCGCTACCTCCAGGACACGGGCGAGTACCCGAAGTCCGTGGGCCTGACGGTGTGGGGCACTTCGGCGATGCGGACGCAGGGCGACGACATCGCGGAGATCCTGGCGCTGCTGGGCTGCCGCCCGGTGTGGGACGACGCCTCGCGCCGGGTCACCGGCTTCGAGGTGGTCGGCCTGGCGGAGCTGGGGCGGCCCCGCATCGACGTCACCGTCCGGATCTCCGGGTTCTTCCGGGACGCGTTCCCGCACGTCGTCGGGCTCATCGACGACGCCGTGCGCGCGGTCGCCGAGCTGGACGAGCCCGCCGAGCACAACTTCGTGAAGGCGCACGCCGACGAGGACACCGCCGCGCACGGCGACCGGCGGCGGGCCACGGCCCGGGTCTTCGGCTCGAAGCCGGGCGCGTACGGCGCCGGGCTGCTGCCGCTGATCGACGCCCGCAACTGGCGTTCGGACGCCGACCTCGCGGAGGTGTACGCGGTCTGGGGCGGCTACGCCTACGGGCGCGGGCTGGACGGACGGGCGGCGCGCGGCGACATGGAGACGGCGTTCCGGCGGATCAACATCGCCGCGAAGAACGTCGACACCCGTGAGCACGACCTCGTCGACGCCGACGACTACTTCCAGTACCACGGCGGCATGGTCGCGATGGTGCGGCATCTGACGGGCACCAGCCCGGAGGCGTACGTGGGCGACTCGGCCACGCCCGACCAGGTGCGCACCCGCACGCTCGGCGAGGAGACCCACCGGGTGTTCCGGGCCCGGGTGGTGAACCCGCGCTGGATGGCGGCGATGCGCCGGCACGGCTACAAGGGCGCCTTTGAGATGGCGGCGACCGTCGACTACCTGTTCGGCTACGACGCCACGGCCGGCGTGGTCGACGACTGGATGTACGAGAAGCTCTCGGCCACGTACGTCTTCGACGCGGAGAACCGGGACTTCATGAAGAAGTCCAACCCGTGGGCGCTGCGCGGCATCACCGAGCGGCTGCTGGAGGCCGCCGACCGCGGCCTGTGGGCGGAGCCGGACGCGGAGACGCTGGACCGGCTGCGGGCCACCTATCTGGAGCTCGAAGGCGACCTGGAGGGCGACGAGAAGTGA
- the cobM gene encoding precorrin-4 C(11)-methyltransferase has product MADARTGKVTFVGAGPGAADLLTFRAARAIAEADVVIWAASLVQAEVLQHAREDAEVLDSAALSLEDVVAVYERALDEGLKVARIHSGDPALWGGTQEQLDRCADLGLRTEVVPGVSAFSAVAAIAQRELTIPEVAQSVVLTRLGGGKTPMPPGEEVREFAKHGTTMAVFLSAARSGQLVRELLEGGYPTSTPVVVAYQATWPEELVVRCTVGTLEETVKEHKLWKHTLFLVGPALEAHGTRSHLYHPGHFHGYRRADPAARRALRERGAST; this is encoded by the coding sequence ATGGCCGATGCCCGAACCGGCAAGGTGACCTTCGTCGGTGCCGGCCCCGGCGCCGCCGATCTGCTGACGTTCCGTGCCGCCCGCGCCATCGCCGAGGCCGACGTGGTGATCTGGGCGGCCAGCCTGGTCCAGGCGGAGGTCCTCCAGCACGCCCGCGAGGACGCCGAGGTCCTCGACTCGGCGGCGCTGTCCCTGGAGGACGTCGTCGCCGTCTACGAACGGGCCCTCGACGAGGGCCTGAAGGTCGCCCGCATCCACTCCGGGGACCCGGCCCTGTGGGGCGGCACCCAGGAGCAGCTGGACCGGTGCGCGGACCTCGGCCTCAGGACCGAGGTGGTGCCGGGTGTGTCCGCGTTCTCCGCCGTGGCCGCCATCGCGCAGCGGGAGCTGACGATCCCCGAGGTCGCCCAGTCCGTGGTGCTGACCCGGCTCGGCGGCGGCAAGACGCCGATGCCGCCCGGCGAGGAGGTCCGCGAGTTCGCCAAGCACGGCACCACCATGGCGGTCTTCCTGTCGGCCGCCCGCAGCGGGCAGCTGGTGCGGGAGCTGCTGGAGGGCGGCTATCCGACGTCCACGCCGGTCGTCGTCGCCTACCAGGCGACCTGGCCGGAGGAGCTGGTCGTGCGGTGCACGGTCGGGACGCTGGAGGAGACGGTGAAGGAGCACAAGCTCTGGAAGCACACGCTCTTCCTGGTCGGCCCGGCCCTGGAGGCGCACGGCACCCGCTCGCACCTGTACCACCCGGGCCACTTCCACGGGTACCGCAGGGCCGACCCGGCGGCCCGCCGGGCGCTGCGCGAACGGGGGGCCAGTACATGA
- the cobI gene encoding precorrin-2 C(20)-methyltransferase, with translation MSSRLIGVGVGPGDPELVTVKGVNALRAADVVVVPVMDSGERGRAEATVLHYVPAEKIVRVVFALNERTDRARREAAWDAAGRRVAALLAGHSAVAFATIGDPNVYSTFTYLAQTIVASVPGTVVETVPGITAMQDLAARSGAVLTEGTEPLTLVPVTAGAAVLKEALAGPGTVVAYKFGRQAREVAEALRESGRADGAVWGSALGLPEESIRPAADLDDAPLPYLSTLIAPARRDGGRGGKL, from the coding sequence ATGAGCAGCAGGCTGATCGGAGTCGGGGTGGGCCCCGGCGACCCGGAGCTGGTGACCGTCAAGGGCGTCAACGCGCTGCGCGCAGCCGATGTGGTCGTCGTCCCCGTGATGGACAGCGGGGAGCGGGGGCGCGCCGAGGCGACCGTGCTGCACTACGTGCCCGCCGAGAAGATCGTCAGGGTGGTGTTCGCGCTGAACGAGCGTACGGACCGCGCCCGGCGGGAGGCCGCCTGGGACGCGGCAGGGCGGCGGGTCGCCGCGTTGCTGGCCGGGCACTCGGCCGTCGCCTTCGCGACCATCGGCGACCCCAACGTGTACTCGACGTTCACCTATCTCGCGCAGACGATCGTCGCGTCCGTGCCGGGCACCGTCGTCGAGACGGTCCCGGGCATCACCGCCATGCAGGACCTCGCGGCGCGCTCCGGTGCCGTCCTGACGGAGGGGACCGAGCCGCTGACGCTGGTGCCCGTCACGGCCGGGGCGGCGGTGCTCAAGGAGGCCCTGGCCGGGCCCGGCACGGTCGTCGCCTACAAGTTCGGGCGCCAGGCCCGCGAGGTCGCCGAGGCGCTGCGCGAGAGCGGGCGCGCCGACGGTGCGGTGTGGGGGTCGGCGCTGGGACTGCCGGAGGAGTCGATCCGGCCGGCCGCCGACCTCGACGACGCCCCGCTGCCCTATCTGTCGACGCTCATCGCACCCGCCCGCCGCGACGGCGGCCGGGGCGGAAAGCTCTGA